One window of Chloroflexus aggregans DSM 9485 genomic DNA carries:
- a CDS encoding quinone-dependent dihydroorotate dehydrogenase, whose amino-acid sequence MNRSELTMYRVLLRPILFRLGGGDAETAHERTLHLLALLSRSRPLYRTLELLTTIRDQRLSRTVFGVQFPNPVGLAAGMDKDGVALPAWAALGFGFVEVGTVTHLPQPGNPRPRLFRLPTHEALINRMGFNNAGAAALAHRLASLQPAPVPVGVSIGKSKVTPLEHAIDDYCASFRVLFPYAAYVAINVSSPNTPGLRQLQDADHLRALLAALQRVNTELGRTHSRGPLPLLVKIAPDLSEPALDELLTVCADHAVAGIIATNTTISRHGLAGADPALVVETGGLSGRPLTLRARQLVQYVARATGGRLPIIGVGGIHSPDDALRMFEAGAALIQLYTGLVYHGPLLPRRINHALLSYRKGAA is encoded by the coding sequence TTGAACCGTTCTGAGCTGACAATGTACCGTGTGTTGTTGCGCCCGATCTTGTTTCGGTTGGGTGGAGGTGATGCCGAGACGGCTCACGAACGTACCTTGCATCTGTTGGCGCTGCTGAGCCGTTCACGTCCGTTGTACCGCACGCTGGAGCTGCTGACGACCATTCGAGATCAACGACTGTCGCGTACCGTCTTCGGGGTTCAGTTTCCCAATCCGGTCGGTTTGGCTGCCGGTATGGATAAAGACGGTGTGGCGTTGCCGGCATGGGCAGCCCTTGGCTTTGGTTTTGTCGAGGTGGGGACTGTGACGCACCTTCCGCAGCCCGGTAACCCCCGCCCGCGTCTGTTTCGGTTACCGACCCACGAGGCATTGATCAACCGGATGGGGTTCAATAATGCCGGTGCAGCCGCCCTGGCCCATCGGTTGGCGTCCTTACAGCCGGCCCCTGTTCCGGTTGGTGTCTCGATTGGTAAGTCGAAGGTGACACCACTCGAACACGCCATTGACGATTATTGCGCTTCGTTTCGCGTGCTGTTTCCCTATGCCGCATATGTGGCGATTAACGTAAGCTCGCCGAATACGCCCGGTCTCCGCCAATTGCAAGATGCCGATCATTTGCGCGCATTGTTGGCAGCTCTGCAACGTGTCAACACCGAGTTGGGGCGTACCCATTCGCGTGGACCGCTTCCGCTATTGGTCAAGATTGCTCCCGATCTCAGTGAACCGGCGTTGGATGAACTCTTGACCGTTTGTGCCGACCATGCCGTTGCCGGCATTATTGCGACCAATACGACAATTAGTCGTCACGGTTTGGCCGGTGCTGACCCGGCGTTGGTTGTCGAGACCGGTGGCCTCAGTGGTCGACCACTGACATTACGTGCCCGGCAGCTAGTGCAGTATGTTGCCCGTGCAACCGGTGGTCGGTTGCCGATTATCGGGGTCGGTGGAATTCATTCACCGGACGATGCACTGCGGATGTTCGAGGCCGGGGCGGCGTTGATCCAACTCTACACCGGGTTGGTGTATCACGGGCCGCTACTGCCGCGGCGAATCAACCATGCTCTGCTGTCGTATCGTAAGGGAGCTGCATGA
- the pyrF gene encoding orotidine-5'-phosphate decarboxylase — MSISARERIFVALDTPDVAMAIALASRLRGLVGGFKVGLEICTAVGAPQVVRALADVGGSVFLDLKLHDIPNTVAGAVRAVCALGPAVRMLTLHCTGGSAMLRAAVVAAQAMPQRPLLLGVTVLTSLDAAALSGELQVVPSVTEYVVHLARMAQACGLDGVVASPHEVGAIRAACPDMRIITPGIRPRWAAEGDQRRVMTPADALRAGADYLVIGRPITNPPPIIGDPVAAIDRLLAEIEQASTMQ; from the coding sequence ATGTCTATCTCGGCTCGGGAACGGATCTTTGTAGCACTCGATACTCCCGACGTAGCTATGGCAATAGCCCTGGCCTCACGGCTACGCGGGTTGGTTGGCGGTTTCAAAGTAGGGCTGGAGATTTGTACGGCAGTAGGTGCGCCACAGGTAGTACGAGCGCTGGCCGATGTTGGTGGGAGTGTATTTCTCGATCTTAAATTGCACGATATTCCCAATACGGTAGCCGGTGCGGTGCGGGCAGTGTGTGCGTTGGGTCCTGCGGTACGTATGCTAACCCTTCATTGCACCGGTGGCAGCGCAATGTTGCGTGCCGCAGTCGTCGCCGCTCAAGCGATGCCGCAGCGCCCGTTGTTACTCGGCGTTACTGTGTTGACCAGCCTCGATGCAGCGGCGTTGTCCGGCGAATTACAAGTTGTACCCTCGGTGACTGAGTATGTGGTACATTTAGCCCGGATGGCGCAGGCTTGTGGCCTCGATGGAGTTGTCGCTTCACCCCACGAAGTAGGCGCGATCCGAGCTGCGTGCCCTGATATGCGCATTATTACGCCGGGTATCCGGCCTCGGTGGGCTGCTGAGGGCGATCAACGACGGGTCATGACTCCGGCTGATGCGCTACGCGCCGGGGCTGATTATCTTGTTATTGGTCGCCCGATTACAAACCCGCCACCGATAATCGGTGATCCGGTGGCGGCAATTGACCGGCTCTTAGCCGAGATTGAACAAGCGAGTACCATGCAATGA